The genomic interval CAGAAGTAGGACGAAAATCCGTGATTTCTTAGACCGTTGATGAGCGTCATTGATTGGCAACAGAGCACGATTCGTGGCTTCCAGCGACTCTCGACGGCAGGTACCGGTTGAGGTGGCGTTGAGGTGGACATGCCGACGAACGTGAAAGCACAATCATCCCGTCGAAGATCCAGACACGATCGCTTCGCAACAGCTGTCCACCTGCTTAAGGCTAAGAGCGGCAAAGGAAATCATCGGCTTAACTCGGCATTTTCTTCCTCTTACACAAAGCTCAAGAACGCTCAGCTACGCAGCGCGCTTATACGCCTCTGTAACAGCGGCGTTCAGTATGTCATTCTTGAAGTGTCGCATCAAATCCAAGACATCATCCGCCAAGCCACTGAAATCACTAGATTTAAGATCAAGGTATTCACCATGCGCAATCTTATTTCGACGATCAACAAGACTCGAATCAATTAAGTTGAACTTCGTCTCATACGGGGAGGTTAAAACTCCTACCGATTTAGCAATATTCTCAAAAACACCAGATGAAAGATTCGACTCTGTATTGATTGCCCCAGACAGCTTGAGTATCGCAACCTGGCCGAGAGCTCCCCTGATAAAGTCCACTGCCTCAATATTTGGTCCCGCCTTTCTTGAGGTCACTACGGTATTTAACTTTCCCTTAAGGCCAAATACAACAAAACATGTCGTCAACTCCTCATAGCGCAAACCGCGATTGGAGACGAATTCTAAGTATAACTCTGCGGATTTCTTAATGAACCCCTCCCAATGCGCGTAAAGAAGTGCTACGCCAGCTCGGGTAAAGGCTTTGGCTCCCGCTCCCCCCTTTGCGGCCTCAATCTTGAACGTGCTGATCTCCTTTATGCGCCATCCAAGTTCTTGATCCATCGCATCCTGCAGGTTGGTAAGCGTTCGGACTTCTGCCATACCAACCTCAGGGCTTGATTAGCGCTTCTGCGATGGGGAGCAGTTTCGTTAGCCGCGTAGTACCCCTCACCCCAGCACCTGAGTTTTCAGAGAAAGTCGGATCATTATTCAGCGACTTGGCTTTCTCAGTTATCTTTTCACAACGGTCTTTAGATTGCATCAAGTCGTAAGCAGCGAGGTTTTTTGACAAACCACTGGCAAGGACTTCGAATATTGACATCAGGAATTTTCCTGAGAAAATCTGCCCATCCCATCTTTGGAATGCGCTTTCACCAAGCGCTTCATTTAGGAAATCAAATGTCCGAATGAATACTTGCTCCTCGGCATTCCTATCAAAAGCAGCGTCGCTCGCCAATTCGATCATTGCCCCGTCAAGGTACTCATGGACGTCGAGGCCGCTCTGGTACGGGATATTCCGAAATGCAAGAAAGCGCAGCACAAGTTCGACCCCCGCCTGCGCCTCAATCGCTGATGCTGTTTGACGAGTTGTTGCGATGAATGAAGGGGTCTTTGACAATCTAACCAGCCAATCGAAGAATGTGTTATCGATCGAGACTGCGATACTGTTCCGCACCTCCTGCGGACTCAGATCTGCCCCCCCGGTGTTTAACCGTTGGAACAACTCATATTTGGCTGTAGGTG from Paracoccus sp. MA carries:
- a CDS encoding MAE_28990/MAE_18760 family HEPN-like nuclease, whose protein sequence is MAEVRTLTNLQDAMDQELGWRIKEISTFKIEAAKGGAGAKAFTRAGVALLYAHWEGFIKKSAELYLEFVSNRGLRYEELTTCFVVFGLKGKLNTVVTSRKAGPNIEAVDFIRGALGQVAILKLSGAINTESNLSSGVFENIAKSVGVLTSPYETKFNLIDSSLVDRRNKIAHGEYLDLKSSDFSGLADDVLDLMRHFKNDILNAAVTEAYKRAA
- a CDS encoding DUF262 domain-containing protein, coding for MGLQEEISVARQRVVTDGYDMSIGEVINLYRNDELVIAPAFQRLFRWDDERKTRFVESIILGIPFPPIFVHQDEKGVWELIDGLQRISTILQLTGDLKGERAVLLGPLVLNGTKFLPSLSGKRWNESAEGVGDGLGTSTQLWIKRARIRVEILQAGSSPTAKYELFQRLNTGGADLSPQEVRNSIAVSIDNTFFDWLVRLSKTPSFIATTRQTASAIEAQAGVELVLRFLAFRNIPYQSGLDVHEYLDGAMIELASDAAFDRNAEEQVFIRTFDFLNEALGESAFQRWDGQIFSGKFLMSIFEVLASGLSKNLAAYDLMQSKDRCEKITEKAKSLNNDPTFSENSGAGVRGTTRLTKLLPIAEALIKP